One Siniperca chuatsi isolate FFG_IHB_CAS linkage group LG5, ASM2008510v1, whole genome shotgun sequence DNA window includes the following coding sequences:
- the ttc37 gene encoding tetratricopeptide repeat protein 37 isoform X2, protein MTQLLSDCLNEEEQENETQQHLITAFEKTMVLVDPVPGEEHKKLSADYVKCLSKLPQEEAKMKEACESMLSLYPNQSYPLEVLCSHYLKTGVQNEDAVSCFSRLLGLAPYSGLGHLGLGTKALQEGRFKDAIKDLAQGLKKMSSSTGWYSLAEAQFKMHRYSDSAISCSQGLTVCVSGDKELRVKLLRLKLEALVRSGGEKAADPALETFSQIPDAEKDPVLVALKGRAYLNKGEVDQALKVSSELVASNPNLAQGLALRGLAQLAHDQQQLAEESFLKAASQSPGCGEYYSLLGRLYWDMGEETRKDRSKAHTHLLKAAKLDPHLGCVFRYLGHYYREVANDHGRARGCYKKAFELDNNDAESGAASVDLSMEQDDMDTALAILQSVIEKATPGSAKWAWMRRGLYYLKVGEHQQATADLQAALRADPGDWVCWECLGEAYLNRRSFTAALKAFGKAHQLQPSSIYSVYQAAAIKQILGKFKEAVAEYLQITAQQDYVPALKGLGECQLSLAKSLMEDCRDGGAIDLIQQAIQNLFRAVELRPDLSCLWKLLGDACTAVSTVSPNRARVLVPALLAGLDPNTQSHPLNQAQTLKVGERCYARALKLMSEVPSLWYDLGLNYYRQSSLPCSREGEQNSPSLLLEKAQQCLKKAIMMDSGNHSCWNALGVISMSKGLEKFALAQHCFIKSIQVEPNNVVAWTNLGSLYLKKDNIELAHEAFKIAQSLEPLYVNCWIGQALIAERVGSYDTMDLFRHTTELSTHMEGVKGYAYWVCSTLLDKSNRDSELYRYNIVQMNAISAAQVALSKYTERIQSDPDAFIMLGYLNEHLQLKRQALHAYQRAVELLQSMSLTEELAFALGSYGRALCTSGQWEEAVHVYNSTPLQELSDLVGLALAYCRAGLIPESINAYERALAVASGEKEKAYILTALALLQHRQGNIDSAKTLLFKCSMLKEPISESLLCLCALGLVHSDATLSAAALTELLKQGSASRNVIEQRCLLTCALLALQGNYSAVQREASRAVHSNPGNPSLWALLSRLVPQYYPRKANGGAMAGHVACLSSMTQGKRALLYSGVNQLASGRHSGEDSHRNALKTMQRALLLCPDDPATWAGLMAACHTENTSCYLSGSAPCRQGLEQILMSVVSEKVRSVEEMERPLAQTLEAWVLQQAVTGLTLGGRLEQAEALCSQVLNVSPEHPAVMLSLRQVQCQRLLVANGGTVLPDSVLEQLNSTVMVNPTNLGAWHWLAEVYRSQGLLVQAVMAYRQSLQVASQLGLHSSQVASLLRLALLALGPLMAGVPGNDWTTLILEATAEVLKLGSSPMALLFQALLQYVTKMAARETRRLLEKLVYAPSQDFPVTVVQVASWYLLRHLHAKNDQELMNVLLQHAKMNGDQRLLEFHSLLASTSS, encoded by the exons ATGACCCAACTCCTCTCAGACTGCCTTAATGAGGAAGAGCAGGAAAATGAAACTCAACAGCAT TTAATCACAGCATTTGAGAAGACCATGGTTCTCGTGGATCCTGTACCAGGAGAGGAACACAAGAAGCTCTCAGCTGACTATGTCAAATGTCTTTCTAAA CTGCCACAAGAAGAAGCCAAAATGAAAGAGGCATGTGAGTCCATGCTGTCCCTGTACCCCAACCAAAGTTATCCTCTTGAAGTCCTTTGTTCTCACTACCTCAAAACAG GTGTTCAGAATGAGGATGCAGTCAGCTGTTTCTCCCGGCTCCTGGGTCTGGCCCCTTACAGTGGATTAGGTCACTTGGGTCTGGGCACCAAAGCACTGCAAGAAGGAAGATTTAAAGATGCCATTAAGGACCTTGCAcaag GGTTGAAGAAAATGAGCTCCAGTACAGGATGGTACAGTCTGGCTGAAGCTCAGTTTAAAATGCACAGATACTCAGATAGTGCTATATCATGCTCCCAAG gtctgacagtgtgtgtttctggggaCAAGGAGCTAAGGGTCAAACTGCTAAGGCTGAAACTAGAGGCTTTAGTCaggagtggaggagagaaggCTGCAGATCCAGCTTTGGAGACATTTTCACAG atcCCAGACGCTGAAAAAGACCCAGTTCTAGTAGCCCTTAAAGGACGTGCATACCTTAACAAGGGAGAAGTTGATCAAGCACTTAAG GTGTCATCAGAGCTGGTGGCCTCTAACCCTAACCTGGCCCAGGGCTTGGCACTGAGAGGGCTGGCACAATTGGCTCATGACCAGCAGCAGCTGGCAGAGGAGAG TTTCCTAAAGGCAGCTagccagagcccaggctgtggaGAGTATTATTCCCTGCTGGGACGACTCTACTGGGACATGGGAGAAGAGACCCGTAAAGACCGGAGCAAAGCCCATACACATTTGCTCAAG GCTGCAAAGTTAGACCCACACCTTGGTTGTGTATTTCGCTACCTTGGACATTATTACCGAGAGGTGGCAAATGATCATGGCCGGGCACGAGGCTGCTATAAGAAGGCGTTTGAGTTGGACAACAATGATGCTGAGTCTGGAGCTGCCTCAGTGGATCTCAGTATGGAGCAGGACGATATG GACACTGCCTTAGCAATACTTCAGTCAGTGATTGAGAAAGCCACTCCAGGCTCAGCTAAATGGGCTTGGATGAGACGAGGGCTGTACTATCTGAAGGTTGGCGAGCATCAACAAGCTACTGCTGA TCTACAGGCAGCTCTGAGAGCAGACCCAGGGGACTGGGTGTGTTGGGAGTGTTTAGGTGAGGCCTACTTAAACCGCCGGAGCTTTACAGCAGCCCTGAAGGCCTTTGGTAAAGCCCATCAGCTTCAACCCTCCTCCATCTACAGTGTCTATCAGGCTGCTGCTATCAAACAGATCCTGGGAAAGTTCAAGGAGGCAGTTGCAGAGTACTTGCAGATCACAGCGCAGCAGGACTATGTTCCTGCTCTTAAAG GTCTTGGGGAGTGCCAGCTGTCTCTGGCAAAAAGTTTAATGGAAGACTGCAGAGATGGCGGAGCCATTGACCTCATTCAGCAAGCCATACAGAACCTCTTCAG AGCTGTGGAGCTGCGTCCAGACCTGTCCTGTTTGTGGAAGTTGCTAGGAGATGCTTGCACTGCAGTCAGTACCGTGTCACCAAACAGAGCCCGGGTTCTAGTGCCCGCCCTGTTGGCTGGTTTAGACCCTAACACCCAGAGCCATCCTCTGAACCAGGCCCAGACACTCAAAGTCGGTGAGAG GTGTTATGCCCGTGCTTTGAAGCTGATGTCTGAGGTCCCCAGCCTTTGGTATGACCTAGGACTCAACTATTACCGCCAATCCAGCCTACCCTGCTCTAGAGAGGGAGAACAGAACTCCCCATCTCTGCTCCTAGAGAAGGCCCAGCAG TGTTTAAAAAAGGCTATCATGATGGACAGTGGGAACCATAGCTGCTGGAATGCCTTGGGAGTGATTTCCATGAGCAAAG GTCTTGAGAAGTTCGCTTTGGCTCAACATTGCTTCATCAAGTCCATACAAGTTGAACCAAAT AATGTCGTTGCTTGGACCAACCTCGGTAGCCTGTATTTGAAGAAGGACAATATAGAG CTTGCACACGAGGCCTTCAAGATTGCCCAGTCCCTGGAGCCACTTTATGTCAACTGCTGGATCGGACAG GCGCTGATAGCAGAGAGAGTGGGAAGCTATGACACCATGGATCTTTTCAGGCACACCACTGAACTCAGCACACAT ATGGAGGGGGTGAAAGGTTATGCCTACTGGGTGTGTTCCACCCTGCTGGATAAAAGCAACAGAGACTCTGAACTGTACCGCTACAACATAGTCCAGATGAACGCCATCTCTGCTGCTCAGGTGGCACTCAGCAAGTACACAG AGAGGATCCAGTCTGACCCTGATGCCTTCATTATGCTTGGCTACCTGAATGAGCACCTGCAGCTGAAGAGGCAGGCCTTACATGCTTACCAAAG AGCTGTTGAACTGCTTCAGTCCATGTCCTTGACAGAAGAGCTGGCTTTTGCTCTGGGCAGCTATGGCCGTGCTTTGTG CACCTCGGGCCAGTGGGAGGAAGCGGTGCATGTCTATAATTCCACTCCACTGCAGGAGCTTAGTGATCTGGTTGGGCTGGCTCTGGCCTACTGCAGGGCAGGACTCATCCCAGAGAGCATTAACG CCTATGAACGTGCCTTGGCTGTGGCTTCCGGTGAGAAGGAGAAGGCTTACATCTTGACAGCTCTGGCCCTGCTTCAGCACCGGCAGGGTAACATAGACTCAGCCAAGACTCTGCTGTTTAAATG CTCGATGTTAAAGGAGCCAATCTCAGagtctctgctgtgtttatgtgccCTGGGATTGGTCCACAGTGATGCTACACTATCTGCTGCTGCCCTGACTGAGCTGCTGAAGCAAGGTTCAGCCTCTAGGAATGTTATAGAGCAACGATGTCTACTCACCTGCGCCTTGCTGGCCCTGCAGGGCAACTACAGTGCAGTGCAAAGAGAGGCTTCCAGAGCTGTACACAG TAATCCTGGAAACCCATCTCTGTGGGCCCTACTGTCCAGACTGGTACCACAATACTACCCCAGGAAGGCAAAT GGCGGAGCGATGGCTGGTCATGTTGCCTGTCTCTCCAGTATGACCCAAGGAAAG AGGGCGTTGTTGTACAGTGGAGTAAACCAGCTGGCTAGTGGGAGACACTCTGGAGAGGACAGTCACAGGAATGCACTGAAGACTATGCAGAGAGCTTTGCTGCTCTGTCCTG ATGATCCAGCAACATGGGCTGGATTAATGGCTGCCtgtcacacagaaaacacttccTGTTACCTTTCAGGTTCTGCTCCTTGCAGACAAGGATTGGAGCAAATCCTTATGTCGGTGGTTTCTGAGAAAG TGCGTAGTGTGGAGGAGATGGAGCGCCCTCTAGCCCAGACTCTAGAGGCCTGGGTACTGCAACAGGCAGTGACTGGTCTCACTCTGGGGGGAAGGCTGGAGCAGGCAGAAGCCCTCTGCTCACAA GTGCTCAATGTTTCTCCAGAACACCCAGCAGTGATGCTGTCACTGAGACAGGTGCAGTGTCAGCGCCTCCTTGTTGCCAATGGTGGTACTGTCCTCCCAGACTCTGTGCTGGAGCAACTCAACAGCACTGTGATGGTGAACCCCACCAACCTTGGGGCATGGCAC TGGCTGGCTGAGGTGTATCGTAGCCAGGGCCTGCTGGTCCAGGCAGTCATGGCTTACAGGCAGAGTCTGCAGGTAGCCTCACAGCTCGGCCTGCACAGCAGCCAGGTAGCCAGCCTGCTCCGACTAGCCCTGCTAGCCCTAGGACCCCTTATG GCGGGTGTCCCAGGAAACGACTGGACTACGCTGATACTAGAAGCCACCGCTGAGGTCTTGAAGCTGGGTTCATCCCCTATGGCCCTCCTTTTCCAGGCCCTGCTCCAGTATGTGACCAAGATGGCTGCTAG GGAAACAAGGCGTTTGTTGGAGAAGCTGGTATACGCCCCCTCTCAAGACTTCCCAGTGACAGTGGTGCAGGTGGCCAGCTGGTACCTCCTCAGACACTTGCATGCCAAAAACGACCAGGAGCTAATGAAT GTCCTTTTGCAACATGCCAAAATGAATGGAGATCAAAGACTGCTGGAGTTTCATTCACTGCTTGCCTCTACTTCATCCTGA
- the ttc37 gene encoding tetratricopeptide repeat protein 37 isoform X1: MSNKEVKTALKSAKEAIKNKEFKEALKHCKAVLKLEKNNYNAWVFIGLAASELEQPDQAQTAYKKAVELEPEQLLAWQGLANLYEKTDQWDFKVELPNVYEKLVELYASSAKNKCYEIIRKLSDIYQSDKEYLKLAKVWLHLLQLKEEEAVDKKELLQLWQQMTQLLSDCLNEEEQENETQQHLITAFEKTMVLVDPVPGEEHKKLSADYVKCLSKLPQEEAKMKEACESMLSLYPNQSYPLEVLCSHYLKTGVQNEDAVSCFSRLLGLAPYSGLGHLGLGTKALQEGRFKDAIKDLAQGLKKMSSSTGWYSLAEAQFKMHRYSDSAISCSQGLTVCVSGDKELRVKLLRLKLEALVRSGGEKAADPALETFSQIPDAEKDPVLVALKGRAYLNKGEVDQALKVSSELVASNPNLAQGLALRGLAQLAHDQQQLAEESFLKAASQSPGCGEYYSLLGRLYWDMGEETRKDRSKAHTHLLKAAKLDPHLGCVFRYLGHYYREVANDHGRARGCYKKAFELDNNDAESGAASVDLSMEQDDMDTALAILQSVIEKATPGSAKWAWMRRGLYYLKVGEHQQATADLQAALRADPGDWVCWECLGEAYLNRRSFTAALKAFGKAHQLQPSSIYSVYQAAAIKQILGKFKEAVAEYLQITAQQDYVPALKGLGECQLSLAKSLMEDCRDGGAIDLIQQAIQNLFRAVELRPDLSCLWKLLGDACTAVSTVSPNRARVLVPALLAGLDPNTQSHPLNQAQTLKVGERCYARALKLMSEVPSLWYDLGLNYYRQSSLPCSREGEQNSPSLLLEKAQQCLKKAIMMDSGNHSCWNALGVISMSKGLEKFALAQHCFIKSIQVEPNNVVAWTNLGSLYLKKDNIELAHEAFKIAQSLEPLYVNCWIGQALIAERVGSYDTMDLFRHTTELSTHMEGVKGYAYWVCSTLLDKSNRDSELYRYNIVQMNAISAAQVALSKYTERIQSDPDAFIMLGYLNEHLQLKRQALHAYQRAVELLQSMSLTEELAFALGSYGRALCTSGQWEEAVHVYNSTPLQELSDLVGLALAYCRAGLIPESINAYERALAVASGEKEKAYILTALALLQHRQGNIDSAKTLLFKCSMLKEPISESLLCLCALGLVHSDATLSAAALTELLKQGSASRNVIEQRCLLTCALLALQGNYSAVQREASRAVHSNPGNPSLWALLSRLVPQYYPRKANGGAMAGHVACLSSMTQGKRALLYSGVNQLASGRHSGEDSHRNALKTMQRALLLCPDDPATWAGLMAACHTENTSCYLSGSAPCRQGLEQILMSVVSEKVRSVEEMERPLAQTLEAWVLQQAVTGLTLGGRLEQAEALCSQVLNVSPEHPAVMLSLRQVQCQRLLVANGGTVLPDSVLEQLNSTVMVNPTNLGAWHWLAEVYRSQGLLVQAVMAYRQSLQVASQLGLHSSQVASLLRLALLALGPLMAGVPGNDWTTLILEATAEVLKLGSSPMALLFQALLQYVTKMAARETRRLLEKLVYAPSQDFPVTVVQVASWYLLRHLHAKNDQELMNVLLQHAKMNGDQRLLEFHSLLASTSS; the protein is encoded by the exons ATGTCTAATAAAGAAGTAAAAACAGCATTGAAAAGTGCCAAAGAGGccataaaaaacaaagagtTCAAAGAGGCTCTAAAACACTGCAAG GCTGTTTTGAAACTTGAGAAAAACAATTATAATGCCTGGGTATTCATCGGCTTGGCAGCCAGTGAACTCGAGCAACCAGATCAGGCACAGACAGCATATAAAAAGGCTGTGGAGCTGGAGCCTGAGCAGCTACTGGCATGGCAG gGCTTGGCAAATCTTTATGAGAAGACTGATCAGTGGGATTTTAAAGTCGAGCTACCTAACGTCTATGAGAAGCTTGTTGAGCTGTATGCAAG CTCtgccaaaaataaatgttatgagATTATCAGAAAGCTCTCAGATATTTATCAGTCTGATAAAGAATATTTAAAG CTGGCAAAGGTTTGGCTGCATCTCCTTCAGCTGAAGGAGGAAGAGGCTGTGGACAAGAAAGAGTTACTGCAGCTATGGCAACAGATGACCCAACTCCTCTCAGACTGCCTTAATGAGGAAGAGCAGGAAAATGAAACTCAACAGCAT TTAATCACAGCATTTGAGAAGACCATGGTTCTCGTGGATCCTGTACCAGGAGAGGAACACAAGAAGCTCTCAGCTGACTATGTCAAATGTCTTTCTAAA CTGCCACAAGAAGAAGCCAAAATGAAAGAGGCATGTGAGTCCATGCTGTCCCTGTACCCCAACCAAAGTTATCCTCTTGAAGTCCTTTGTTCTCACTACCTCAAAACAG GTGTTCAGAATGAGGATGCAGTCAGCTGTTTCTCCCGGCTCCTGGGTCTGGCCCCTTACAGTGGATTAGGTCACTTGGGTCTGGGCACCAAAGCACTGCAAGAAGGAAGATTTAAAGATGCCATTAAGGACCTTGCAcaag GGTTGAAGAAAATGAGCTCCAGTACAGGATGGTACAGTCTGGCTGAAGCTCAGTTTAAAATGCACAGATACTCAGATAGTGCTATATCATGCTCCCAAG gtctgacagtgtgtgtttctggggaCAAGGAGCTAAGGGTCAAACTGCTAAGGCTGAAACTAGAGGCTTTAGTCaggagtggaggagagaaggCTGCAGATCCAGCTTTGGAGACATTTTCACAG atcCCAGACGCTGAAAAAGACCCAGTTCTAGTAGCCCTTAAAGGACGTGCATACCTTAACAAGGGAGAAGTTGATCAAGCACTTAAG GTGTCATCAGAGCTGGTGGCCTCTAACCCTAACCTGGCCCAGGGCTTGGCACTGAGAGGGCTGGCACAATTGGCTCATGACCAGCAGCAGCTGGCAGAGGAGAG TTTCCTAAAGGCAGCTagccagagcccaggctgtggaGAGTATTATTCCCTGCTGGGACGACTCTACTGGGACATGGGAGAAGAGACCCGTAAAGACCGGAGCAAAGCCCATACACATTTGCTCAAG GCTGCAAAGTTAGACCCACACCTTGGTTGTGTATTTCGCTACCTTGGACATTATTACCGAGAGGTGGCAAATGATCATGGCCGGGCACGAGGCTGCTATAAGAAGGCGTTTGAGTTGGACAACAATGATGCTGAGTCTGGAGCTGCCTCAGTGGATCTCAGTATGGAGCAGGACGATATG GACACTGCCTTAGCAATACTTCAGTCAGTGATTGAGAAAGCCACTCCAGGCTCAGCTAAATGGGCTTGGATGAGACGAGGGCTGTACTATCTGAAGGTTGGCGAGCATCAACAAGCTACTGCTGA TCTACAGGCAGCTCTGAGAGCAGACCCAGGGGACTGGGTGTGTTGGGAGTGTTTAGGTGAGGCCTACTTAAACCGCCGGAGCTTTACAGCAGCCCTGAAGGCCTTTGGTAAAGCCCATCAGCTTCAACCCTCCTCCATCTACAGTGTCTATCAGGCTGCTGCTATCAAACAGATCCTGGGAAAGTTCAAGGAGGCAGTTGCAGAGTACTTGCAGATCACAGCGCAGCAGGACTATGTTCCTGCTCTTAAAG GTCTTGGGGAGTGCCAGCTGTCTCTGGCAAAAAGTTTAATGGAAGACTGCAGAGATGGCGGAGCCATTGACCTCATTCAGCAAGCCATACAGAACCTCTTCAG AGCTGTGGAGCTGCGTCCAGACCTGTCCTGTTTGTGGAAGTTGCTAGGAGATGCTTGCACTGCAGTCAGTACCGTGTCACCAAACAGAGCCCGGGTTCTAGTGCCCGCCCTGTTGGCTGGTTTAGACCCTAACACCCAGAGCCATCCTCTGAACCAGGCCCAGACACTCAAAGTCGGTGAGAG GTGTTATGCCCGTGCTTTGAAGCTGATGTCTGAGGTCCCCAGCCTTTGGTATGACCTAGGACTCAACTATTACCGCCAATCCAGCCTACCCTGCTCTAGAGAGGGAGAACAGAACTCCCCATCTCTGCTCCTAGAGAAGGCCCAGCAG TGTTTAAAAAAGGCTATCATGATGGACAGTGGGAACCATAGCTGCTGGAATGCCTTGGGAGTGATTTCCATGAGCAAAG GTCTTGAGAAGTTCGCTTTGGCTCAACATTGCTTCATCAAGTCCATACAAGTTGAACCAAAT AATGTCGTTGCTTGGACCAACCTCGGTAGCCTGTATTTGAAGAAGGACAATATAGAG CTTGCACACGAGGCCTTCAAGATTGCCCAGTCCCTGGAGCCACTTTATGTCAACTGCTGGATCGGACAG GCGCTGATAGCAGAGAGAGTGGGAAGCTATGACACCATGGATCTTTTCAGGCACACCACTGAACTCAGCACACAT ATGGAGGGGGTGAAAGGTTATGCCTACTGGGTGTGTTCCACCCTGCTGGATAAAAGCAACAGAGACTCTGAACTGTACCGCTACAACATAGTCCAGATGAACGCCATCTCTGCTGCTCAGGTGGCACTCAGCAAGTACACAG AGAGGATCCAGTCTGACCCTGATGCCTTCATTATGCTTGGCTACCTGAATGAGCACCTGCAGCTGAAGAGGCAGGCCTTACATGCTTACCAAAG AGCTGTTGAACTGCTTCAGTCCATGTCCTTGACAGAAGAGCTGGCTTTTGCTCTGGGCAGCTATGGCCGTGCTTTGTG CACCTCGGGCCAGTGGGAGGAAGCGGTGCATGTCTATAATTCCACTCCACTGCAGGAGCTTAGTGATCTGGTTGGGCTGGCTCTGGCCTACTGCAGGGCAGGACTCATCCCAGAGAGCATTAACG CCTATGAACGTGCCTTGGCTGTGGCTTCCGGTGAGAAGGAGAAGGCTTACATCTTGACAGCTCTGGCCCTGCTTCAGCACCGGCAGGGTAACATAGACTCAGCCAAGACTCTGCTGTTTAAATG CTCGATGTTAAAGGAGCCAATCTCAGagtctctgctgtgtttatgtgccCTGGGATTGGTCCACAGTGATGCTACACTATCTGCTGCTGCCCTGACTGAGCTGCTGAAGCAAGGTTCAGCCTCTAGGAATGTTATAGAGCAACGATGTCTACTCACCTGCGCCTTGCTGGCCCTGCAGGGCAACTACAGTGCAGTGCAAAGAGAGGCTTCCAGAGCTGTACACAG TAATCCTGGAAACCCATCTCTGTGGGCCCTACTGTCCAGACTGGTACCACAATACTACCCCAGGAAGGCAAAT GGCGGAGCGATGGCTGGTCATGTTGCCTGTCTCTCCAGTATGACCCAAGGAAAG AGGGCGTTGTTGTACAGTGGAGTAAACCAGCTGGCTAGTGGGAGACACTCTGGAGAGGACAGTCACAGGAATGCACTGAAGACTATGCAGAGAGCTTTGCTGCTCTGTCCTG ATGATCCAGCAACATGGGCTGGATTAATGGCTGCCtgtcacacagaaaacacttccTGTTACCTTTCAGGTTCTGCTCCTTGCAGACAAGGATTGGAGCAAATCCTTATGTCGGTGGTTTCTGAGAAAG TGCGTAGTGTGGAGGAGATGGAGCGCCCTCTAGCCCAGACTCTAGAGGCCTGGGTACTGCAACAGGCAGTGACTGGTCTCACTCTGGGGGGAAGGCTGGAGCAGGCAGAAGCCCTCTGCTCACAA GTGCTCAATGTTTCTCCAGAACACCCAGCAGTGATGCTGTCACTGAGACAGGTGCAGTGTCAGCGCCTCCTTGTTGCCAATGGTGGTACTGTCCTCCCAGACTCTGTGCTGGAGCAACTCAACAGCACTGTGATGGTGAACCCCACCAACCTTGGGGCATGGCAC TGGCTGGCTGAGGTGTATCGTAGCCAGGGCCTGCTGGTCCAGGCAGTCATGGCTTACAGGCAGAGTCTGCAGGTAGCCTCACAGCTCGGCCTGCACAGCAGCCAGGTAGCCAGCCTGCTCCGACTAGCCCTGCTAGCCCTAGGACCCCTTATG GCGGGTGTCCCAGGAAACGACTGGACTACGCTGATACTAGAAGCCACCGCTGAGGTCTTGAAGCTGGGTTCATCCCCTATGGCCCTCCTTTTCCAGGCCCTGCTCCAGTATGTGACCAAGATGGCTGCTAG GGAAACAAGGCGTTTGTTGGAGAAGCTGGTATACGCCCCCTCTCAAGACTTCCCAGTGACAGTGGTGCAGGTGGCCAGCTGGTACCTCCTCAGACACTTGCATGCCAAAAACGACCAGGAGCTAATGAAT GTCCTTTTGCAACATGCCAAAATGAATGGAGATCAAAGACTGCTGGAGTTTCATTCACTGCTTGCCTCTACTTCATCCTGA